One Rhodospirillales bacterium genomic window carries:
- a CDS encoding PHP domain-containing protein gives MDNLDFRWPGNFYKGNMHTHSTNSDGSLAPDAVCNAYREKGYDFLVMTDHFMEVYGYTVTDTRPYRTDDFTTIIGAELHAPETSVGEIWHIKSIGLPFDFEPLRDGETGPEIARRAHEAGAFIGIVHPSWYGLTHADARELPFAHAVEIYNHGSAVEVDRGHDWPFLDVLLNEGWKLSGYAADDAHELTHDWLGGWVMVQAEENEPELLLHSLKAGRYYSSMGPEIHDIAVEDGRVNVRSSEASVIAIQGRGSRSGREMGDCITRASFDLYPFEDSYFRITVIDKDGKRAWSNPYWLD, from the coding sequence ATGGACAATCTGGACTTCAGATGGCCCGGTAACTTCTACAAGGGCAACATGCACACCCACAGCACGAACTCCGACGGCAGCCTAGCGCCGGACGCGGTGTGCAATGCCTATCGCGAGAAGGGCTACGACTTCCTCGTGATGACCGACCACTTCATGGAGGTCTACGGCTATACGGTGACCGACACGCGGCCCTATCGCACGGACGACTTCACCACGATCATCGGTGCTGAACTGCACGCCCCGGAAACCTCAGTGGGCGAGATCTGGCATATCAAGTCGATCGGGCTGCCGTTCGACTTCGAGCCGTTGAGAGACGGTGAGACGGGGCCCGAGATTGCCAGGCGTGCCCACGAGGCTGGCGCCTTCATTGGCATCGTGCATCCGTCCTGGTACGGCCTGACCCATGCCGACGCACGCGAGCTGCCCTTTGCCCATGCGGTCGAGATCTACAACCACGGCAGCGCCGTCGAGGTCGACCGTGGCCACGACTGGCCCTTCCTCGATGTCCTGCTCAACGAGGGCTGGAAGCTCTCGGGCTATGCGGCCGACGATGCCCACGAACTGACCCACGACTGGCTCGGTGGCTGGGTGATGGTGCAGGCCGAGGAGAACGAGCCGGAACTCCTGCTCCATAGCCTCAAGGCGGGGCGTTACTACTCCAGCATGGGACCCGAGATCCATGACATCGCGGTCGAGGACGGCAGGGTCAATGTCCGCTCGTCCGAAGCCAGCGTGATCGCGATCCAGGGCCGCGGCTCCCGTTCCGGGCGCGAGATGGGCGACTGCATCACCCGCGCCAGTTTCGACCTCTACCCTTTCGAGGACAGCTACTTCCGCATCACCGTGATCGATAAGGACGGCAAGCGCGCTTGGTCGAACCCGTACTGGCTGGACTGA
- a CDS encoding phytanoyl-CoA dioxygenase family protein has product MPADGPINPPVICNVMWAITDFTVENGATRLVPGSRLSGVEPDPEATFDTVQAIAPAGCIVLWEGRTWHAASLNTRRTSRIGITTYWAAPFIRHLLNFTYGTRSEVIAGLSDHERALMGFGPWSTYGSIGDFNAKRASPGDENTGELK; this is encoded by the coding sequence GTGCCGGCCGACGGCCCGATCAACCCGCCCGTGATCTGCAACGTGATGTGGGCGATTACCGACTTCACGGTCGAGAACGGAGCCACGCGCCTGGTGCCGGGAAGCCGCCTCTCGGGCGTGGAGCCCGATCCCGAAGCCACGTTCGACACGGTGCAGGCGATCGCGCCGGCGGGCTGCATCGTTCTGTGGGAAGGCCGAACCTGGCATGCCGCCAGCCTCAACACCCGCCGCACATCGCGCATCGGCATCACCACCTACTGGGCCGCACCCTTCATCCGTCATCTGCTCAACTTCACCTATGGAACCAGATCCGAAGTGATCGCGGGACTGAGCGATCATGAACGTGCGCTGATGGGGTTCGGGCCATGGAGCACCTACGGCTCGATCGGCGACTTCAACGCCAAGCGGGCTTCGCCCGGAGACGAGAACACGGGCGAACTGAAGTGA